From one Gossypium hirsutum isolate 1008001.06 chromosome D08, Gossypium_hirsutum_v2.1, whole genome shotgun sequence genomic stretch:
- the LOC107900834 gene encoding zinc finger protein ZAT9 isoform X1 — translation MEKVKCKQLCLKSFANGETQLRSNMLNLPIPPNVEQESASPSYSSSSSEEKGQFYGLRENPKRSIRFVDPEFVDADSVVVQSKESETESSKYPTQKRSRRTWDEPEPASSLSDTTTEEDIAFCLMMLSRGQWKSKVAQHDDIDDEEEETDESAEFNRTTRGKYRCETCNKVFNSYQALGGHRASHKKIKAFETELAPENVGTTCSMTEKKTHECPVCFKVFSSGQALGGHKRSHVAAATAQTYVKSSNKLVVNFIDLNLPAPVDDDDDDDDGFLMLK, via the coding sequence ATGGAGAAAGTCAAGTGTAAGCAGCTCTGCTTGAAAAGCTTTGCAAATGGAGAAACTCAATTGAGGTCTAACATGTTGAATCTTCCAATTCCTCCCAACGTTGAACAAGAATCTGCTTCACCTTCATATTCATCGTCTTCCTCGGAAGAAAAAGGGCAGTTTTATGGTCTTAGAGAGAACCCAAAGAGAAGCATTCGCTTTGTAGATCCTGAATTCGTTGATGCAGACTCAGTTGTTGTTCAAAGCAAAGAAAGTGAGACCGAGTCGTCCAAGTACCCAACTCAGAAACGATCCAGACGGACTTGGGATGAACCTGAACCGGCGAGTTCCCTCTCTGACACTACAACTGAAGAAGATATCGCTTTCTGTCTTATGATGCTTTCAAGGGGCCAATGGAAAAGCAAAGTAGCTCAACATgatgatattgatgatgaagaagaagaaacagaTGAATCTGCAGAGTTTAATAGAACAACTCGAGGGAAATACAGATGTGAAACGtgcaacaaagttttcaactcgTACCAAGCACTGGGTGGACACAGAGCGAGTCACAAAAAGATCAAAGCTTTCGAAACAGAGTTAGCACCAGAAAATGTGGGTACTACTTGTTCAATGACAGAAAAGAAAACACATGAATGTCCTGTTTGTTTTAAAGTCTTCTCGTCTGGACAAGCTCTTGGCGGGCATAAAAGGTCTCATGTAGCAGCAGCAACAGCACAAACCTATGTTAAAAGTTCCAACAAGTTGGTAGTTAACTTTATAGATCTTAATCTTCCTGCTCCagtggatgatgatgatgatgatgatgatgggttCCTAATGCTTAAATAG
- the LOC107900834 gene encoding zinc finger protein ZAT9 isoform X2 → MLNLPIPPNVEQESASPSYSSSSSEEKGQFYGLRENPKRSIRFVDPEFVDADSVVVQSKESETESSKYPTQKRSRRTWDEPEPASSLSDTTTEEDIAFCLMMLSRGQWKSKVAQHDDIDDEEEETDESAEFNRTTRGKYRCETCNKVFNSYQALGGHRASHKKIKAFETELAPENVGTTCSMTEKKTHECPVCFKVFSSGQALGGHKRSHVAAATAQTYVKSSNKLVVNFIDLNLPAPVDDDDDDDDGFLMLK, encoded by the coding sequence ATGTTGAATCTTCCAATTCCTCCCAACGTTGAACAAGAATCTGCTTCACCTTCATATTCATCGTCTTCCTCGGAAGAAAAAGGGCAGTTTTATGGTCTTAGAGAGAACCCAAAGAGAAGCATTCGCTTTGTAGATCCTGAATTCGTTGATGCAGACTCAGTTGTTGTTCAAAGCAAAGAAAGTGAGACCGAGTCGTCCAAGTACCCAACTCAGAAACGATCCAGACGGACTTGGGATGAACCTGAACCGGCGAGTTCCCTCTCTGACACTACAACTGAAGAAGATATCGCTTTCTGTCTTATGATGCTTTCAAGGGGCCAATGGAAAAGCAAAGTAGCTCAACATgatgatattgatgatgaagaagaagaaacagaTGAATCTGCAGAGTTTAATAGAACAACTCGAGGGAAATACAGATGTGAAACGtgcaacaaagttttcaactcgTACCAAGCACTGGGTGGACACAGAGCGAGTCACAAAAAGATCAAAGCTTTCGAAACAGAGTTAGCACCAGAAAATGTGGGTACTACTTGTTCAATGACAGAAAAGAAAACACATGAATGTCCTGTTTGTTTTAAAGTCTTCTCGTCTGGACAAGCTCTTGGCGGGCATAAAAGGTCTCATGTAGCAGCAGCAACAGCACAAACCTATGTTAAAAGTTCCAACAAGTTGGTAGTTAACTTTATAGATCTTAATCTTCCTGCTCCagtggatgatgatgatgatgatgatgatgggttCCTAATGCTTAAATAG
- the LOC107899899 gene encoding tetraspanin-7, which yields MSSFSLTNDSLLGILNIIKFLFSITILLVGILLSENAALTDCDRFFYKPLIWFRVFLLLVSLTGFIGACFYGHLPRMLWVYHVLMFLLIVAGIIFTIFAFAVTNKGGGRLLPGAGYKVYRLGDYSNWLQNRLNNNRDWNKIKTCLVESKVCSDLYSKYWDVSFNKFHQKPLNPIQTGCCKPPNECGFTYVNPARWVEENWQVYGENPDCKAWDNDQNILCYNCESCKAGVLDNIKHSWKKVQWFYVRCQMLLIIMYAVGCFAFRNILIDES from the exons ATGTCATCTTTCAGTCTTACCAACGACTCACTTCTGGGGATCCTCAACATCATAAAGTTcttgttctcaatcactatcctCTTAGTCGGAATCTTGCTAAGCGAAAACGCAGCCTTAACGGACTGCGACCGTTTCTTCTACAAGCCGCTTATCTGGTTCAGAGTCTTTCTCCTGCTCGTCTCTTTGACAGGCTTCATCGGGGCCTGCTTCTACGGCCACTTGCCACGCATGCTCTGGGTCTACCACGTCCTCATGTTTCTTCTCATTGTAGCCGGCATCATTTTCACTATTTTCGCTTTTGCGGTAACTAATAAAGGCGGTGGTCGGTTGTTACCCGGTGCTGGATATAAAGTGTACAGGCTGGGAGATTACTCTAACTGGCTTCAAAATCGACTTAATAACAACAGGGATTGGAATAAGATCAAGACCTGTTTGGTTGAATCCAAGGTTTGCAGTGATTTATATTCCAAGTATTGGGATGTTAGTTTCAACAAATTCCATCAAAAGCCCTTGAATCCTATTCAG ACTGGTTGTTGTAAGCCGCCAAACGAATGTGGGTTTACGTACGTGAATCCAGCACGTTGGGTGGAGGAGAATTGGCAAGTGTACGGTGAAAATCCTGATTGCAAGGCATGGGATAATGATCAAAATATACTATGCTACAATTGCGAATCGTGCAAGGCAGGGGTTTTAGACAACATCAAGCATTCGTGGAAGAAGGTTCAGTGGTTTTACGTCAGATGCCAGATGTTGCTCATCATTATGTATGCAGTTGGTTGCTTTGCTTTCAGAAACATATTGATCGATGAGAGTTGA